In Kogia breviceps isolate mKogBre1 chromosome 7, mKogBre1 haplotype 1, whole genome shotgun sequence, a single window of DNA contains:
- the PANX3 gene encoding pannexin-3 — translation MSLAHTAAEYMLSDALLPDRRGPRLKGLRLELPLDRMVKFVAVGFPLLLMSLAFAQEFSSGSPISCFCPSNFSIRQVAYVDSSCWDSLVHHEQDESGQYKTKSLWPHKALPYSLLALAVAMYLPVLLWQYAAVPALSSDLLFIISELDKSYNRAIRLVQHMLKIRQEGSDPHAFWDELEKARKERYFEFPLLERYLACKQRSHSLVAAYLLRNSLLLFFTSATYLYLGHFHLDVFFQEEFSCSIKTGLLHDETHIPNLIMCRLTSLSVFQIVSLSSVAIYTLLVPVVIYNLTRLCRWDKRLLSIYEMLPAFDLLSRKMLGCPINDLNVLLLFLRANISELISFSWLSVLCALKDTATQKHNIDTVVDFMTLLAGLEPSKPKHLTHGMCDENP, via the exons ATGTCGCTTGCACACACAGCTGCAGAGTACATGCTCTCGGACGCCTTGCTGCCCGACCGCAGGGGCCCCCGCCTCAAAGGACTGCGCCTCGAACTGCCCCTGGACCGCATGGTCAAGTTCGTAGCCGTGGGCTTCCCCTTGTTGCTGATGTCGCTGGCATTTGCCCAGGAGTTCTCCTCTG GGTCTCCCATCAGCTGCTTCTGTCCCAGTAACTTCAGCATCCGGCAGGTTGCCTACGTGGACAGTTCCTGTTGGGACTCACTGGTTCATCACGAACAGGATGAGTCTGGCCAGTACAAGACGAAATCCCTCTGGCCTCACAAG GCCCTCCCCTACTCCCTGCTGGCCCTGGCCGTGGCCATGTACCTGCCGGTTCTGCTGTGGCAGTATGCAGCCGTGCCGGCCCTCAGCTCAGATCTGCTGTTCATCATCAGCGAGCTGGACAAATCCTACAATCGCGCCATCCGCTTGGTGCAGCACATGCTGAAGATCCGGCAGGAGGGCTCGGACCCGCATGCGTTCTGGGATGAGCTGGAGAA GGCTCGGAAAGAACGGTACTTTGAATTCCCCTTGCTAGAGCGGTACCTGGCCTGTAAGCAGCGCTCACACTCACTAGTGGCCGCCTACCTCCTGAGGAACTCCCTCTTGCTCTTCTTCACCTCAGCCACCTACCTATACCTTGGCCACTTCCACCTGGATGTCTTCTTCCAAGAGGAATTCAGCTGTTCCATCAAGACAGGGCTGCTACACGATGAGACCCACATCCCCAATCTGATCATGTGCAGGCTGACCTCTTTGTCTGTCTTCCAGATTGTTAGTCTCTCCAGTGTAGCAATATACACCCTGTTGGTTCCAGTGGTAATATACAACCTCACGCGGCTGTGTCGGTGGGACAAACGGCTCCTGTCCATCTATGAGATGCTCCCGGCTTTTGACCTCCTCAGCAGAAAGATGCTGGGATGTCCCATCAATGATCTCAATGTGCTCCTTCTTTTCCTCCGAGCCAACATCTCTGAGCTCATCTCTTTTAGCTGGTTGAGTGTCCTATGTGCACTGAAGGACACAGCCACCCAGAAGCACAACATTGACACGGTGGTTGATTTCATGACTTTATTGGCTGGCTTAGAACCCTCAAAACCTAAACATCTCACCCATGGGATGTGTGATGAAAATCCATAG
- the TBRG1 gene encoding transforming growth factor beta regulator 1 encodes MSLLGGLASSPRAPLQSSKARMKKLPKKSQNEKYRLKYLRLRKAAKATVFENAAICDEIARLEEKFLKAKEERRYLLKKLLQLQALTEGEAQAAAPSHSSSLPLTYSVASSVGTIQGAGPLSGPSTGAEEPFGKKSKKEKKEKGKENNKLEVLKKTSKKKKMETGARKLVQPIALDPSGRPVFPIGLGGLTVYSLGEIITDRPGFHDEGAIYPVGYCSTRVYASMKSPDQECLYTCQIKDGGTQPQFELVPEDDPRSAIVSSSADACHAELLKTISAAMGKLMPNVHPSGADFFGFSHPTIHNLIQSCPGARKCVNYQWVKFDVCKPGDSLPSPGQLEDDAATSFEAFQRQTFHKDNDPILRGSLDLPELQPTAFVSSYQPMFLTHEPLVDTHLQHLKSPSQCSPTQSSD; translated from the exons ATGAGCCTGCTGGGCGGCCTGGCCTCCTCGCCGCGGGCCCCGCTGCAGTCCAGCAAGGCCAGGATGAAAAAGCTCCCGAAGAAGAGCCAGAACGAGAAGTACCGGCTCAAGTACCTGCGGCTGCGCAAAGCGGCCAAAGCCACGGTGTTT GAAAATGCTGCTATTTGTGATGAAATTGCTCGTCTTGAGGAAAAATTTCTTAAAGCTAAAGAAGAAAGACG GTACTTGCTAAAGAAGCTCCTCCAGCTCCAGGCTCTAACTGAAGGGGAAGCACAGGCTGCAGCTCCTTCCCACAGCTCCAGTTTGCCCCTGACTTACAGTGTGGCCAGCTCTGTGGGAACTATCCAGGGAGCTGGGCCGCTTTCTGGGCCTAGCACTGGAGCTGAGGAACCATTTGGGAAGAAAtccaagaaggagaaaaaagaaaaaggcaaagagaacAACAAACTGGAAG TTCTGAAGAAAacatccaagaaaaagaaaatggagacagGTGCTCGCAAGCTGGTTCAGCCCATTGCCCTGGATCCCTCAGGACGGCCTGTGTTCCCCATCGGACTGGGGGGTCTAACAGTATATAGCCTGGGGGAG ATCATCACCGACCGACCTGGCTTCCATGACGAGGGTGCCATCTACCCAGTGGGCTACTGCAGTACCCGGGTATACGCCAGCATGAAGAGCCCAGATCAGGAGTGTCTGTACACCTGTCAGATCAAGGACGGTGGCACACAGCCTCAG TTTGAACTTGTTCCTGAAGATGACCCCCGGAGTGCCATTGTCAGCTCTTCTGCAGATGCCTGTCACGCAGAACTGCTCAAGACCATAAGTGCTGCTAT GGGGAAGCTAATGCCCAACGTGCATCCATCCGGAGCTGACTTTTTTGGGTTTTCTCATCCCACCATCCACAACCTGATCCAGAGTTGTCCAGGAGCTCGAAAATGCGTCAA TTACCAGTGGGTGAAGTTCGACGTGTGCAAACCTGGAGATAGTCTGCCGTCCCCAGGACAGCTAGAGGATGATGCAGCTACAAGCTTTGAAGCCTTTCAGAGGCAGACCTTCCATAAAGATAATGATCCCATTCTACgag gatCCTTGGACCTCCCAGAGCTTCAGCCTACAGCCTTTGTGTCTTCTTATCAACCCATGTTCCTGACACATGAACCCTTGGTAGATACTCACCTACAGCACTTGAAGTCTCCGTCGCAGTGTAGCCCAACTCAGTCTTCAGACTGA